Proteins from one Prinia subflava isolate CZ2003 ecotype Zambia chromosome 4, Cam_Psub_1.2, whole genome shotgun sequence genomic window:
- the BPIFC gene encoding BPI fold-containing family C protein: MRKMLKICCSLLLLSLLSGQLSANPGLKVRITQKGLEYAKEVGLEILKQNMEKERFPDLTGHEKFGLGNVKYNISRIHVTAVELPSASISLLPGSGIKLVIGNASLTIDMNWNIRTWIFKDSGRGTVHISKVFVTAIFSTPLDNTGPTSISLTSCRTTSGDIDIKLNGKTGFLHNFFIKYLKKPIHRSLVTNSCPNIRAGIQLINEDLRSLNAVMQIDDLAEVDYSLSSLPAVFQPFIDLDLKGIVFPAGYYTDSPYVAASFTIPDQSDSMLYLAFSEYFFQTSSFAYYTAGAFNMTIEEETCSYFNINTEIFGSIIPEVAKYSVTPHPVMLKLMCTEIPIISLQQDSFTLEIQGSMEVLAVLPDSTTQSLFTLNIAANTSISLNIFDKKLMGSLCLNRIQFSLAHSNVGSFEVLPLENILSYILQTEVIPSANAKLSKGFPLPNLANVTLTRLHITIVQGYVLISTDVHYKH, from the exons ATGAGGAAGATGCTGAAGATTTGCTGTTCTCTCCTCCTCTTAAGTTTGCTCAGTGGGCAACTGAGCGCCAACCCTGGACTCAAAGTGAGGATCACCCAGAAGGGGCTGGAGTATG CCAAAGAGGTTGGGCTGGAAATCCTGAAGCAGAATATGGAGAAGGAGCGTTTTCCTGATTTGACTGGCCATGAGAAATTTGGGCTTGGTAATGTCAAATACAACATCTCAAG GATACATGTTACTGCTGTTGAATTACCCAGTGCTTCCATCTCCCTGCTACCAGGGTCTGGGATAAAACTGGTGATTGGAAATGCTTCTCTAACCATCGATATGAACTGGAACATAAGGACCTGGATATT CAAAGACAGTGGAAGAGGCACAGTGCACATTTCAAAGGTGTTTGTTACCGCAATCTTTTCGACACCCCTGGATAATACAGGCCCTACGTCAATATCCCTCACCAGCTGTCGGACAACTTCTGGTGACATAGATATCAAGCTGAATGGGAAAACTGG CTTCCTGCATAACTTCTTTATCAAGTATCTGAAGAAACCCATTCACAGAAGCTTGGTCACTAAT TCATGTCCCAATATCAGAGCTGGGATCCAGCTGATAAATGAAGACCTCAGATCACTGAATG CTGTAATGCAGATTGATGATTTGGCTGAAGTTGACTACTCCTTAAGTAGCTTGCCAGCAGTATTCCAACCATTCATTGACCTGGACTTAAAG GGCATAGTCTTCCCAGCTGGATACTATACTGACTCTCCCTACGTGGCAGCTTCCTTCACAATCCCGGACCAAAGTGACTCCATGCTGTACCTTGCCTTCTCTGAGTATTTCTTTCAGACCTCCTCATTTGCTTACTACACTGCAGGGGCCTTCAATATGACCATTGAAGAGGAG acttGCAGCTATTTTAATATAAACACAGAGATATTTGGCAGTATCATCCCTGAG GTAGCTAAATATTCAGTTACACCCCACCCAGTGATGCTGAAGCTAATGTGTACTGAAATCCCTATCATCAGCTTACAGCAGGATTCCTTCACACTAGAGATTCAGGGCTCCATGGAAGTGTTGGCCGTTCTGCCAGACTCAACCACCCAGTCTCTGTTCACGCTGAACATA GCAGCCAACACCAGCATTTCTCTGAATATATTTGATAAGAAATTGATGGGCTCGCTATGTTTGAACAG GATCCAGTTCTCCCTAGCCCACTCCAATGTTGGCTCTTTTGAG GTCTTGCCTCTGGAGAACATCCTGTCTTACATTTTACAGACTGAAGTAATTCCATCAGCTAATG
- the FBXO7 gene encoding F-box only protein 7: MKLRVRLQKRTAALEVQGAEPTLGELRAQLRLALLPAWGYSSDTTFSITLNRKDALTEDQKTLASYGIVSGDLICLLLEEPDGQPSLPPPPPSSPPSLQNGHELSTLTPNKSQANSPKEGQKEQSSNEKAQVEVPESDERAGSSLEFPSGLVPEDADLEEGAGSYPSEPMLCSEAADGEIPHSLEMLYLSADCSSATDALIVLVHLLMMETGYVPQGIEAKVVSMPEKWRGNGVYKLQYTHPLCGEGSAGLTCVPLGDLIAINATLKINEEIRSVKRIQLLPSSFVCFQDPEKVAGVYKDLQKLSRLFKDQLVYSLLAAARQALNLPDVFGLVVLPLELKLRIFRLLDVRSLISLSAVCRDLYTASNDQLLWRFMYLRDFRDPIVRPRDTDWKELYKKKLKQKKEALRWRHMMLLPPIPHPIPFHPNPFYPNPFPPNPFPSNPIYPPMIIGGEYDERPTLPYVGDPINSLIPGQGEAPGQFPPFRPHFDPIGSLPGANPTLPGRAGPSDRFPLRPSRGRPMDIRRAFI; encoded by the exons atgAAGCTCCGCGTACGGCTGCAGAAGCGAACGGCGGCCCTGGAGGTGCAGGGGGCGGAGCCAACGCTGGGGGAGCTGCGCGCGCAGCTgcgcctggccctgctgcccgcCTGGGGGTACAG ttcTGATACCACGTTTTCAATAACATTGAACAGAAAAGATGCTCTCACAGAGGATCAGAAGACCTTAGCTTCATATGGGATTGTTTCTGGTGATTTGATATGCTTGTTACTAGAAGAGCCAGATGGACAACCCAGCctacctcctcctcctccttcttctccacCCTCACTTCAGAATGGTCATGAGCTATCCACCTTGACCCCCAACAAAAGTCAGGCCAACAGTCCAAAAGAAGGGCAGAAGGAGCAATCTAGCAATGAGAAGGCTCAGGTGGAAGTTCCAGAGAGTGATGAAAGG GCAGGATCCAGCCTAGAATTTCCTTCTGGATTAGTCCCAGAGGATGCTGACCTGGAAGAAGGTGCAGGTTCCTATCCCTCTGAACCCATGCTGTGCAGTGAAGCTGCTGATGGTGAAATACCCCATTCCTTAGAGATGCTCTACCTTTCTGCTGACTGTAGCAGTGCCACTGATGCCTTGATCGTTCTGGTTCATCTTCTCATGATGGAGACAGGCTATGTACCTCAG GGGATAGAAGCCAAGGTAGTCTCTATGCCAGAGAAATGGAGAGGGAATGGTGTTTATAAGCTGCAGTACACACATCCCCTTTGTGGAGAAGGTTCTGCTGGTTTGACTTGTGTGCCTCTGGGAGATCTTATTGCTATTAACG CAACATTAAAAATCAATGAAGAGATTAGAAGTGTTAAGAGAATCCAGCTATTGCCATCATCCTTTGTTTGCTTTCAGGACCCAG AGAAGGTTGCAGGTGTTTACAAAGACCTTCAGAAATTATCCCGTCTCTTTAAAGACCAGCTGGTTTACTCTCTCTTGGCTGCTGCCCGACAAg CTTTGAACTTGCCAGATGTGTTTGGGTTAGTGGTCCTTCCTCTTGAGCTCAAGCTTCGGATTTTCAGACTTCTGGATGTCCGTTCCCTCATCTCTCTCTCCGCTGTTTGCCGTGATCTCTACACAGCTTCCAATGACCAGCTTCTCTGGAGGTTTATGTATCTGCGGGATTTCCGAG ATCCTATTGTAAGGCCTCGTGACACAGACTGGAAAGAA ctATACAAGAAAAAGTTGAAACAGAAGAAGGAGGCCCTGAGATGGAGGCACATGATGCTTCTGCCCCCTATACCTCATCCAATCCCCTTTCATCCCAACCCATTCTATCCTAATCCCTTTCCACCCAATCCTTTCCCATCAAATCCAATCTATCCCCCAATGATCATTGGGGGAGAATATGATGAGAGACCAACACTTCCATACGTTGGAGACCCGATTAACTCACTCATTCCTGGCCAGGGAGAAGCACCAGGTCAGTTTCCTCCATTCAGACCACATTTTGACCCAATtggctccctgcctggagcaaACCCTACGCTTCCAGGACGAGCTGGTCCCAGTGACAGGTTTCCGCTTCGGCCCAGCCGGGGCCGCCCCATGGACATTCGTCGTGCATTCATTTga